Proteins encoded together in one uncultured Desulfosarcina sp. window:
- a CDS encoding FMN-binding glutamate synthase family protein → MNLQRPNANEALETKNRSRDVAPQSGLCSRCVDGCKGNCDLFRATFRGRELLYPQPFGSITAGADKDYPIDYSHLNINGYAMGANGINPNPDEATFPNVDTETAFGVDSKVKMKVPIFTGALGSTDIARKNWEHFAIGAAISGITLVCGENVCGIDPQLEFNSKGKVAKSPEMDRRVKEYRRFHEGYGDILVQMNVEDTRNGVAEYVIEKLGVETIELKWGQGAKCIGGEIKVNSLERAIELKKRGYIVTPDPEVPAFQAAFKAGPLKQFERHSRLGFIDQEGFMAEVDRLRKLGAKRITLKTGAYPMRELAMAIRWSSDAKIDLLTIDGAPGGTGMSPWRMMCEWGVPSIYLHSMAYELCDRLAQKGRPVPDIAFAGGFSSEDHVFKALALGAPYCKAVCMGRALMIPGMVGKNTEKWLRGEQGGLPSTVSKFGTTKEEIFMNYEVLKEKYGSDVTSLPLGAVGIFSAVDKIKVGLQQIMAGSRNWKVEYITRNDIFSLTEECASVTGIPYVMNAYREEALKIIDA, encoded by the coding sequence ATGAATCTTCAAAGACCCAATGCAAACGAAGCCCTCGAAACCAAAAACCGTTCCCGTGACGTCGCCCCGCAGTCCGGCCTGTGCAGCCGATGCGTGGATGGCTGCAAAGGCAACTGCGATCTGTTCAGAGCGACATTCAGGGGGCGGGAACTGCTCTATCCGCAACCCTTCGGCAGCATCACCGCAGGTGCGGACAAGGATTACCCGATCGACTACTCCCATCTGAATATCAACGGCTACGCAATGGGTGCCAATGGCATCAATCCCAACCCCGATGAAGCCACCTTCCCCAACGTGGATACCGAAACCGCCTTTGGCGTCGACAGCAAGGTCAAGATGAAAGTGCCAATTTTCACAGGAGCCTTGGGCAGCACGGATATCGCACGCAAAAACTGGGAGCATTTCGCCATCGGTGCGGCCATCAGCGGCATTACCCTGGTATGCGGCGAGAACGTCTGCGGCATCGATCCCCAACTCGAATTCAACAGCAAGGGGAAAGTCGCCAAATCGCCGGAAATGGACCGCCGGGTCAAAGAATATCGACGCTTCCATGAAGGCTACGGAGACATCCTGGTACAGATGAACGTGGAAGACACCCGCAACGGAGTGGCGGAGTATGTCATCGAAAAGCTGGGCGTCGAAACCATCGAGCTGAAATGGGGCCAGGGTGCCAAATGCATCGGCGGAGAAATCAAGGTCAACTCTCTGGAAAGGGCCATCGAGCTGAAAAAGCGCGGCTACATCGTCACTCCGGATCCGGAGGTCCCGGCTTTCCAGGCTGCCTTCAAGGCCGGACCACTGAAGCAGTTCGAGCGCCACTCCCGATTGGGATTCATCGATCAGGAGGGCTTCATGGCCGAGGTGGATCGACTTCGCAAACTCGGTGCCAAACGCATCACGTTGAAAACCGGAGCCTATCCCATGCGAGAGTTGGCCATGGCCATCCGCTGGTCGAGCGACGCTAAAATCGATCTGCTCACCATTGACGGAGCCCCGGGAGGAACGGGGATGAGCCCCTGGAGAATGATGTGCGAATGGGGTGTTCCATCCATCTACCTGCATTCCATGGCCTATGAATTGTGTGACCGCCTGGCCCAAAAGGGCAGACCGGTCCCGGATATCGCCTTTGCAGGCGGTTTTTCGTCGGAAGATCATGTTTTTAAGGCCCTGGCCCTGGGCGCCCCCTATTGCAAAGCTGTCTGCATGGGGCGTGCGCTGATGATTCCGGGCATGGTCGGCAAAAACACCGAGAAATGGCTGCGAGGGGAACAGGGCGGACTCCCGTCGACGGTATCCAAATTCGGCACGACCAAGGAAGAGATCTTCATGAATTATGAGGTGCTCAAAGAAAAATACGGCTCCGACGTCACTTCGCTGCCCCTCGGCGCCGTGGGAATTTTCAGTGCGGTGGATAAAATTAAGGTCGGCCTGCAGCAGATCATGGCCGGCTCCAGAAACTGGAAAGTGGAATACATCACCCGAAACGATATCTTTTCGTTGACGGAAGAGTGTGCCTCCGTGACGGGGATTCCCTATGTCATGAACGCCTATCGGGAAGAAGCGTTGAAAATTATTGATGCATGA
- a CDS encoding GAF and ANTAR domain-containing protein, which produces MSTSPLYHPDMEKSDQNTYDGYIKALTDISRAITSDLFLEDLLKLIVMVTAKVTEVEICSLWLVDKNEKPPQIKLKATQSIDPEYVKDRSLNLNEGVVGYVVTHKRPITIKNVLRSKRFKEKEMARKLKLVSMVGVPLQLKDERIIGVLNCFTATPHTFSRTEINLLTAVANQAALAIMNTELMLKAQVIQEELESRKLIERAKEILVRRRGLDVNSAFRWIQKRSMDSRKSMRAVAEAILLSEDLGYYSSIPHALKKDPT; this is translated from the coding sequence ATGTCAACTTCTCCATTGTACCATCCGGACATGGAAAAAAGCGACCAGAACACCTACGACGGCTACATCAAGGCATTGACGGATATCAGTCGGGCCATCACATCGGACCTGTTTCTAGAAGATCTGCTCAAACTCATCGTCATGGTCACCGCCAAGGTCACCGAAGTCGAGATCTGTTCCCTGTGGCTCGTCGATAAAAACGAAAAGCCCCCTCAAATAAAGCTGAAAGCCACACAATCCATCGACCCGGAATATGTCAAAGACCGCTCTTTGAATTTAAATGAAGGTGTCGTCGGATATGTGGTGACCCACAAACGGCCCATTACCATCAAAAACGTACTCCGCAGCAAACGGTTCAAGGAAAAGGAGATGGCCCGCAAACTGAAACTGGTTTCCATGGTGGGCGTCCCCCTCCAATTGAAAGACGAGCGGATCATCGGGGTGCTCAACTGTTTCACGGCCACCCCACACACTTTTTCCAGGACCGAAATCAACCTCTTGACCGCTGTGGCCAATCAGGCCGCGCTGGCCATCATGAATACGGAACTCATGCTCAAAGCCCAGGTTATCCAGGAGGAGCTGGAATCACGAAAACTCATTGAAAGGGCCAAAGAGATTCTGGTTCGCCGTAGAGGGTTGGATGTCAACAGTGCATTTCGTTGGATACAGAAGAGAAGCATGGACAGCCGCAAATCCATGCGAGCAGTCGCCGAAGCTATTTTGCTGTCCGAAGATTTGGGATATTACTCCAGCATTCCCCACGCCCTGAAAAAAGATCCTACGTAA
- a CDS encoding glutamate synthase: protein MCRLLAITSRDPVSPEKAIAGLAAMREGYDGSGVGMLLRDIGGPFANMKNIPVLSGIFSSAGLKRLDRFMMAKGFTTKYKITFKTNGRRPAGVPKRDVYLVRAYDYPTEWEETPESELLRRLMPIRLELKEMGEAEKDMAVFSFWPDTIMIKEVGDPVAVADYLQLDRKDLTARLILLQGRQNTNHEIDLYACHPFFLEGYSTMTNGENTAFIQNREFLLSRKFAGYRGYVSDSEVFTHSLHYFVEYLGLDLACYKHGITPLTDEALRGHPDAVFLTQLKYACRNLIIDGPNCVIGCLPDMTLFMVQDRKKLRPGVIGGDNGTFVFASEMCGLDAVIPQRDKARDIQPMHLDTAIVRPDRSAVELVRQTDAVLAN, encoded by the coding sequence ATGTGCCGGTTGCTCGCCATCACGAGTCGCGACCCTGTTTCTCCGGAAAAGGCCATTGCCGGTCTTGCCGCTATGCGGGAGGGCTATGACGGATCGGGTGTCGGCATGCTTTTGCGGGACATCGGCGGCCCGTTCGCCAACATGAAAAATATTCCGGTGCTGTCGGGGATCTTTTCTTCGGCGGGACTCAAGCGGTTGGACCGTTTCATGATGGCCAAAGGGTTCACCACCAAGTACAAGATCACCTTCAAGACCAATGGCCGCCGACCGGCCGGCGTACCCAAGCGGGATGTCTACCTGGTGCGGGCCTACGACTATCCCACGGAATGGGAAGAAACCCCGGAAAGCGAATTGCTGCGTCGCCTGATGCCGATCCGACTGGAATTGAAAGAGATGGGCGAAGCGGAAAAAGACATGGCCGTTTTTTCATTCTGGCCGGATACGATCATGATCAAGGAGGTCGGCGATCCAGTGGCGGTGGCCGACTATCTCCAACTGGACCGCAAGGACCTGACGGCGCGTCTGATACTGCTGCAGGGCCGGCAGAACACCAATCACGAAATCGACCTTTACGCCTGTCACCCCTTTTTTCTGGAGGGGTATTCAACCATGACCAACGGAGAGAATACCGCCTTTATCCAGAATCGAGAGTTTCTCCTTTCCAGGAAGTTTGCGGGATACCGGGGGTATGTATCCGATTCGGAAGTGTTCACCCATAGCCTTCACTATTTTGTCGAGTACCTGGGGCTGGATCTGGCCTGCTACAAGCACGGCATTACGCCGTTGACCGATGAAGCCCTCCGAGGCCATCCGGACGCCGTTTTTCTCACCCAACTGAAATACGCTTGCAGGAACCTGATTATCGACGGCCCCAATTGCGTGATCGGCTGCCTGCCGGACATGACGCTTTTTATGGTCCAGGATCGCAAAAAGCTGCGACCCGGTGTCATCGGCGGCGACAATGGCACCTTCGTTTTTGCCTCAGAAATGTGCGGCCTCGACGCCGTCATCCCCCAGCGGGACAAAGCCCGCGATATCCAACCCATGCATCTGGACACCGCCATCGTTCGCCCGGACCGCAGTGCAGTGGAGCTGGTCCGGCAGACGGATGCTGTATTGGCAAACTAG
- a CDS encoding NAD(P)-dependent oxidoreductase gives MGNASWNVLNPKGKYRVIVTKTLPGSRWIDILTAADCRVDVCQEKSVLDVETIRAAMVNRCHGAIGQLTESWGEALFTALKAAGGTAYSNYAVGYNNVDLAAATRAGIPVGNTPGVLTETTAEMAVALTFAAARRLGEAERFMRAGRYTGWLPDLFLGSLLNGKTLGIIGAGRIGAAYARMMIQGHGMSVVYYDLDANPELENFVSEFSKFRDTWGLRPVTCRRDADLEALLKAADCVSIHTVLDDSTHHLINAHTLGLMKTDAILINTSRGPVIDEAALVDHCRNHPDFRVGLDVFEHEPAMAPGLAELDNVIVVPHIASATRWTREGMAILAACNVAGLLRGDPLWGKPDIEPFLGEHPPRAIPSIVNAEELGLNT, from the coding sequence ATGGGCAACGCTTCCTGGAACGTCTTGAACCCCAAAGGTAAATACCGTGTCATCGTTACCAAAACGCTGCCCGGCAGCCGCTGGATCGATATTCTCACCGCCGCCGATTGCCGGGTGGATGTTTGTCAGGAGAAGTCGGTATTGGATGTCGAAACCATTCGCGCCGCCATGGTCAACCGCTGCCATGGGGCCATCGGCCAGCTTACCGAATCCTGGGGGGAAGCGCTTTTCACGGCGCTCAAGGCCGCCGGCGGCACCGCCTACAGCAACTACGCCGTAGGCTACAACAACGTCGACCTGGCGGCAGCTACCCGTGCGGGCATTCCGGTGGGCAACACGCCGGGCGTGTTGACCGAAACCACGGCGGAAATGGCTGTCGCGCTCACGTTTGCAGCAGCCCGGCGCTTGGGCGAGGCTGAACGCTTCATGCGGGCGGGCCGCTACACCGGTTGGCTCCCCGATCTTTTCCTGGGCAGCCTGCTCAACGGCAAGACGCTGGGCATCATCGGGGCCGGCAGAATCGGCGCCGCCTATGCCCGCATGATGATTCAGGGGCATGGCATGTCGGTGGTCTATTATGATTTGGACGCCAACCCAGAATTGGAGAATTTTGTTTCCGAATTCAGCAAATTCCGCGACACCTGGGGATTGCGGCCGGTTACCTGCCGTCGGGATGCAGATCTGGAAGCCCTGCTGAAAGCGGCGGACTGCGTGAGCATCCACACCGTTTTGGATGACAGTACGCATCATCTTATTAACGCCCACACCCTTGGTCTGATGAAGACCGACGCCATCTTGATCAATACCAGCCGCGGTCCGGTCATCGATGAAGCCGCCCTTGTGGATCATTGCCGGAACCACCCCGATTTTCGCGTCGGCCTGGACGTCTTCGAACATGAACCGGCCATGGCCCCCGGTCTGGCCGAATTGGACAATGTAATCGTCGTTCCACACATCGCCTCGGCCACCCGCTGGACCCGCGAAGGCATGGCCATCCTGGCGGCCTGCAACGTGGCCGGACTGCTGCGCGGCGATCCGTTGTGGGGAAAGCCGGACATCGAGCCTTTTCTTGGCGAACATCCGCCGCGGGCGATCCCCAGCATCGTCAATGCCGAGGAATTGGGATTAAACACCTGA
- a CDS encoding 16S rRNA (uracil(1498)-N(3))-methyltransferase: protein MPSQNDIHTSLRRFFIPPEIVDTACPEITGSEAGHICRVLRLSAGDEVELFDGTGSGYRAQIVSANPDQVRLSIVETYTLTTESPVRVTLALGFLKENKMDDLIRPLTELGIHCLQPFYAARSVSRPKAKGLEKRLDRWQKKALEAVKQCRRARIPTIEPADSLTDVLKASDSFDLKIFFWEGEPLAVKLPEQALPYPRSILAVVGPEGGFSEDEVQMAREHGFLICGMGPRILRAQTAAVAACTVLQYLFGDMGDGCER from the coding sequence ATGCCTTCGCAAAACGATATCCATACATCCTTGAGGCGTTTTTTCATCCCACCGGAGATTGTGGATACGGCCTGCCCGGAGATCACCGGTTCCGAGGCCGGCCACATCTGCCGGGTGCTGCGCCTATCCGCCGGTGATGAAGTCGAACTCTTCGACGGCACGGGCAGCGGCTATCGAGCGCAAATCGTATCGGCAAACCCGGACCAGGTGCGGCTTTCCATTGTCGAAACCTACACACTGACTACCGAATCTCCTGTCCGCGTTACCCTGGCCCTGGGATTTTTGAAGGAAAACAAAATGGATGACCTGATCCGTCCTCTGACGGAGTTGGGCATCCATTGCTTACAGCCGTTTTACGCGGCCCGTTCGGTCTCGCGCCCCAAAGCCAAGGGCCTGGAAAAACGGCTGGATCGATGGCAGAAAAAAGCGCTTGAGGCTGTCAAGCAGTGCCGCCGCGCCCGCATTCCGACTATCGAACCTGCCGATTCCCTGACGGATGTTCTCAAGGCGTCGGATAGCTTCGATCTCAAAATTTTCTTCTGGGAAGGGGAACCGTTGGCGGTGAAGCTGCCCGAACAAGCCCTGCCCTATCCCCGGTCGATCCTGGCCGTGGTGGGGCCGGAAGGCGGTTTTTCCGAAGACGAGGTCCAGATGGCCAGAGAACACGGTTTTCTTATCTGCGGAATGGGACCGCGCATCCTGCGGGCACAAACTGCTGCCGTGGCGGCCTGTACGGTTTTACAATACCTTTTTGGTGATATGGGTGATGGATGTGAACGGTGA
- a CDS encoding ribbon-helix-helix protein, CopG family, with protein MTRTQIYLTEKQRAELAMIAKQFGKKQSEIIREAIDHFIDQTGQSRKEAALREAAGIWKDRKDLPDFRAIRSEWDR; from the coding sequence ATGACTCGAACCCAAATCTACCTTACGGAAAAACAGCGTGCAGAATTGGCTATGATCGCAAAGCAATTTGGGAAAAAACAAAGTGAAATCATCCGTGAAGCGATTGATCACTTCATCGATCAGACCGGGCAAAGCAGGAAGGAAGCGGCTTTGAGGGAAGCAGCCGGAATCTGGAAAGATCGAAAAGACCTTCCCGATTTCAGGGCGATACGATCCGAATGGGACAGGTAG
- a CDS encoding type II toxin-antitoxin system VapC family toxin — protein sequence MQDSILVDTDVMIDFLRGYNKAVAFIENFSSRIILSSIVVAELYAGVKGGQELAVLENFLSLFRIVPVTVGIAKKGGLYKRDFGKSHGVGLADAILAATADMEKARLKTLNVKHYPMIKGLQPAYRK from the coding sequence ATGCAGGATTCAATACTCGTAGACACCGATGTAATGATCGATTTTTTACGCGGCTATAACAAGGCCGTTGCGTTTATTGAGAATTTTTCTTCTCGAATCATTCTTTCATCCATTGTCGTCGCCGAATTGTACGCTGGCGTGAAGGGCGGCCAGGAACTCGCAGTCCTTGAAAATTTTCTATCCCTTTTTCGTATTGTTCCTGTAACGGTCGGGATTGCCAAAAAAGGTGGACTTTATAAACGCGATTTTGGCAAATCGCATGGCGTTGGACTTGCGGACGCGATCCTGGCCGCGACAGCCGACATGGAGAAAGCTAGATTAAAAACGCTGAATGTAAAGCATTACCCAATGATCAAGGGCTTGCAACCCGCCTATAGAAAGTAA
- a CDS encoding metallophosphoesterase, with the protein MLIYAAADLHGRPERLAAVESHVAAHQPDLLVLAGDLSRRMRPDEVAGSFNRLSLSTFFIRGNSDSRWIEASLGQTTQLQNLHATRKIVNEVGFVGVGGTIPLPFHSRLGLAESALVARISDLLQPGDVLVAHPPPYGVRDRVLGRFHAGSRAIRRLVERRAPALVVCGHIHEQFGIETLGKTVVVNCAMGRTCGGVLIRYDGESVPECAILP; encoded by the coding sequence ATGCTGATTTACGCTGCCGCCGACCTTCACGGGCGTCCGGAACGCCTCGCTGCCGTTGAATCCCATGTTGCCGCCCACCAACCGGACCTGCTGGTTCTGGCCGGCGACCTTTCCCGCCGCATGCGGCCCGATGAAGTGGCCGGGTCGTTTAACCGCCTTTCGCTGTCCACTTTCTTCATTCGAGGAAACAGCGACAGCCGGTGGATTGAGGCCTCCCTTGGCCAGACCACTCAATTGCAAAATCTGCATGCCACGCGCAAGATCGTCAACGAAGTCGGTTTCGTGGGCGTCGGCGGGACCATTCCGCTGCCGTTTCACTCCCGCCTGGGCCTTGCCGAAAGCGCTCTCGTGGCCCGGATTTCTGATTTGCTACAACCCGGCGACGTGCTTGTGGCCCATCCGCCGCCCTACGGTGTTCGGGATCGGGTGCTGGGCCGGTTCCATGCCGGAAGCCGGGCCATAAGGCGGTTGGTGGAGCGCCGTGCGCCCGCACTGGTGGTTTGCGGCCATATCCATGAACAATTCGGCATCGAAACCCTCGGGAAGACCGTTGTGGTCAATTGTGCCATGGGCCGTACCTGTGGCGGGGTTTTGATCCGTTATGACGGCGAATCGGTGCCGGAGTGTGCCATCCTGCCGTGA
- a CDS encoding HRDC domain-containing protein, whose protein sequence is MNPVDEPSFQLIQTPAELKAFAHRIRREKMLGVDLEADSMFHYKEKVCLLQMAGNGENVVIDPLEVNDLSSLAPIFKNKNVCKVLHGSDYDVRSLYRDFSIEIDNLFDTQLASMFLGEQETSLGAVVNRRFGIALDKRYQKKDWSQRPLPDGMIEYAASDAVHLIPLAHMLMEELEAKNRLEWVQEECALLSGVRPVENGEEPLFLRFRGAGRLPRRNLAILEELLQYRRKLAMKKDRPLFKVFSNKSLLTIATEMADTPEALERTGCLSAKQIRIYGKTIAEIVKKAKAVPANKLPVYPRKRRPTVSPKVPDRIKAIKAWRDRVAAKLELDPALLFNKALMTAIAVKKPSNTKQLVEIEGIRNWQVKAFGREIIKVLAEVP, encoded by the coding sequence ATGAACCCTGTTGACGAGCCATCCTTCCAACTGATCCAGACACCAGCCGAACTGAAAGCATTCGCCCATCGCATTCGCCGGGAAAAGATGCTCGGCGTCGACCTGGAAGCCGATTCCATGTTCCATTACAAGGAAAAGGTGTGTCTGCTGCAAATGGCCGGCAATGGCGAAAATGTGGTCATCGATCCTCTGGAAGTCAACGACCTGTCGTCGCTGGCGCCGATATTCAAAAACAAAAACGTCTGCAAAGTGCTGCACGGATCGGATTACGATGTCCGCTCCCTGTACCGGGATTTTTCCATCGAGATCGACAATCTGTTCGATACCCAACTGGCCAGCATGTTCTTAGGAGAGCAGGAAACCAGTCTGGGTGCGGTGGTCAACCGGAGATTCGGCATCGCCCTGGACAAGCGTTACCAGAAAAAGGACTGGTCCCAGCGCCCCCTGCCCGACGGCATGATCGAATACGCCGCGTCCGACGCCGTCCACCTGATTCCCCTGGCCCACATGCTCATGGAAGAGCTGGAGGCCAAAAACCGTCTGGAATGGGTCCAGGAGGAGTGCGCCCTGCTGTCCGGTGTTCGACCGGTGGAAAACGGAGAGGAGCCGCTGTTTCTGCGCTTTCGCGGCGCCGGCCGCCTGCCGCGGCGCAACCTGGCGATCCTGGAGGAACTGTTGCAGTACCGCCGGAAACTGGCTATGAAAAAGGACCGCCCCCTGTTCAAGGTCTTTTCCAACAAATCGCTGCTGACCATCGCCACCGAAATGGCGGACACACCCGAGGCCCTGGAACGCACCGGCTGCCTGAGCGCAAAACAGATCCGCATTTACGGCAAGACCATCGCCGAAATTGTGAAAAAAGCCAAGGCGGTTCCGGCAAACAAGCTGCCGGTCTATCCGCGCAAGCGGCGGCCGACCGTTTCTCCCAAGGTCCCTGATCGCATCAAAGCCATCAAAGCCTGGCGCGACCGCGTGGCCGCGAAGCTGGAACTGGATCCCGCCCTTTTGTTCAACAAGGCTTTAATGACCGCCATTGCCGTTAAAAAGCCCTCCAACACCAAGCAACTAGTTGAAATCGAAGGCATCCGTAACTGGCAGGTGAAGGCGTTCGGGAGAGAAATAATCAAAGTTTTGGCTGAGGTACCGTGA
- the thrS gene encoding threonine--tRNA ligase, translated as MIHITLPDGSRKPFEEQPTGLTVAKSISEGLARECVAMEVDGQLVDLNRTIENDAAVRLITTRDPEALEIMRHSAAHVMAQAVMHVYPDAKLTIGPVVEDGFYYDIDMQPLSEEAFPEIEAEMKRIVKAKIPVERHEVSKAEALEFYKNEPYKTEMISELADGTISFYEQGDFTDLCRGPHVPHTGFVRAFKLMRVSGAYWRADQSKAQLQRIYGTAFFDKKQLKDYLQFLEEAKKRNHRKIGTAMDLFSFHDDAPGMAFFHPKGMAVWNALLDFWREAHREAGYVETKTPIILKRALWEKSGHWENYRENMYTTEVDDEAYAIKPMNCPGGMLLFGTRPHSYRELPLRVAEIGLVHRHEMSGVLNGLFRVRSFHQDDAHLYMMADQIQSEILDLLRLEEKIYSQFGLDFHLELSTRPEKSIGSDEQWEIATEGLRAALDAYGKDYLINEGDGAFYGPKIDLHIKDALGRTWQCGTIQLDMSLPERFDLTYVGKDNEKHRPIMLHRTVFGSIERFLGVLIEHFAGKFPLWLAPVQAVLLPINDDLIPFAEEMAGAMIQAGLRVEVDDRTESLNRKVREAQLAKTPLILTCGGKEKEAGTVSVRTLDGSVHFGIPMERFMEQVTAHVAQRRLELDLFDN; from the coding sequence ATGATACATATCACACTTCCCGATGGAAGTCGAAAACCCTTTGAAGAACAACCCACAGGATTGACCGTTGCCAAGAGCATCTCGGAAGGACTCGCCCGCGAATGCGTGGCCATGGAAGTTGACGGTCAGCTGGTGGATTTGAATCGCACCATCGAAAACGATGCAGCGGTACGCCTGATTACCACCCGTGATCCGGAAGCCCTTGAAATCATGCGCCACAGCGCCGCCCACGTCATGGCCCAGGCGGTGATGCATGTGTATCCCGACGCCAAGCTCACCATTGGCCCGGTGGTGGAGGATGGCTTTTACTACGATATCGATATGCAGCCGCTCTCCGAAGAGGCTTTCCCCGAGATCGAGGCCGAGATGAAGCGCATCGTCAAGGCCAAGATTCCGGTGGAGCGCCACGAGGTTTCCAAGGCCGAGGCCCTGGAATTCTACAAGAACGAACCCTATAAAACCGAGATGATCTCCGAGTTGGCCGACGGCACCATTTCGTTTTATGAACAGGGCGATTTCACCGACCTGTGCCGGGGGCCGCACGTACCGCACACCGGTTTCGTGCGTGCGTTCAAGTTGATGCGGGTGTCCGGTGCCTACTGGCGGGCCGACCAGTCCAAGGCCCAGCTTCAGCGGATTTACGGCACCGCCTTTTTCGACAAGAAGCAGCTCAAGGACTATCTCCAATTTCTCGAAGAGGCCAAAAAACGCAACCACCGCAAGATCGGCACGGCCATGGATCTGTTCAGCTTCCATGACGATGCGCCGGGGATGGCCTTTTTCCACCCCAAGGGGATGGCGGTCTGGAATGCGTTGCTGGATTTCTGGCGCGAGGCCCATCGCGAGGCCGGGTATGTGGAAACCAAGACGCCCATTATCTTAAAGCGCGCCTTGTGGGAGAAAAGCGGCCATTGGGAAAACTACCGCGAGAACATGTACACCACCGAGGTGGACGACGAGGCCTACGCCATCAAGCCGATGAATTGCCCGGGCGGCATGCTTTTATTCGGCACCCGTCCCCATTCCTATCGCGAACTGCCCCTGCGGGTGGCGGAGATCGGGCTGGTGCACCGCCACGAGATGTCCGGTGTGCTCAACGGCCTTTTCCGGGTGCGTTCCTTTCACCAGGACGATGCCCATCTTTACATGATGGCCGATCAGATCCAGTCGGAAATACTCGATCTTTTAAGACTAGAAGAGAAAATCTACAGCCAGTTCGGCCTCGACTTCCATCTGGAGCTTTCCACCCGGCCGGAAAAATCCATCGGCTCCGATGAGCAGTGGGAAATCGCTACCGAAGGATTGCGCGCCGCCCTGGACGCCTATGGCAAGGACTATCTCATCAACGAGGGCGATGGCGCGTTTTACGGGCCCAAGATCGACCTGCACATCAAGGACGCCCTGGGCCGCACCTGGCAGTGCGGAACCATTCAACTGGACATGAGCCTGCCCGAGCGCTTCGATCTGACCTATGTGGGCAAGGACAACGAGAAGCACCGGCCCATCATGCTGCACCGCACGGTGTTTGGCTCCATCGAACGGTTCCTGGGGGTTCTCATCGAGCATTTTGCCGGCAAGTTTCCCCTCTGGCTGGCTCCGGTTCAGGCGGTGCTGCTGCCCATCAACGACGATCTGATTCCCTTTGCCGAAGAAATGGCCGGCGCCATGATTCAGGCCGGGCTGCGGGTCGAGGTGGATGACCGTACCGAAAGCCTCAACCGCAAGGTTCGCGAAGCCCAACTGGCCAAGACCCCGCTGATTCTCACCTGTGGGGGCAAGGAGAAGGAGGCCGGCACGGTTTCCGTGCGCACCCTGGACGGCAGTGTGCATTTCGGCATCCCCATGGAGCGGTTTATGGAGCAGGTGACCGCCCATGTGGCCCAGCGACGGTTGGAGCTGGACCTGTTTGATAATTAG
- a CDS encoding VanZ family protein, producing the protein MSGRHNKFILWLPVIALCLAIFLQSCFPSPDMGPSFPLKDKVLHLAAYGLLAVLFVRACRWTWPSRLSGLQLMLLGIGFATLYGLGDEYHQSLVAARQAEVMDVVADFAGSILGSAVYLRMPAGHSRIDKTVDIL; encoded by the coding sequence ATGTCCGGACGCCATAATAAATTCATTCTCTGGCTGCCGGTGATCGCCCTCTGTCTGGCGATTTTCCTGCAGTCCTGCTTTCCTTCGCCCGACATGGGGCCTTCCTTTCCGTTGAAGGACAAGGTGCTGCATCTGGCTGCCTACGGCCTGCTGGCGGTGCTTTTCGTCCGGGCCTGCCGCTGGACCTGGCCCAGTCGGCTCTCCGGACTGCAACTGATGCTGCTGGGAATCGGCTTTGCCACCTTGTACGGCTTGGGCGATGAATATCATCAATCCCTGGTGGCGGCGCGCCAGGCCGAAGTCATGGATGTCGTGGCCGATTTTGCCGGCAGTATCCTGGGATCGGCGGTCTATCTGAGGATGCCGGCCGGGCATTCCCGGATTGACAAAACAGTCGATATTTTATAG